GCAGTCCCCTTTGAAAGCAACAGGGATAAAAGGAGACGCTCTGTTTACAACCTATCCCTTTGTACCTTCTGAATTTTACACTGTGTACATGCATTCCTCACTCACTGAATAAACAAGTAGCTTTTACAGAGTGGCGGAGGCTTGGGAGAACTGACAGGCAGTCTCTACAGTTGTCCAGGGAAGAGGCAACAGTGGTGACATGGACTagggtggtggaggtggagggggaagtGGACCACGTCAGGAGACATGACGACAAAGAATCTCGAGGAAGGACTGAACATGGGGGTGAGGGAGTGGGAAGCAGCAAGGATGACTCCTGGAATTGGCTAataagatggatggatgaagtgAGGTGGGAAAGACTGGATGAACAGGTTTAGGAGGGAAGATGCAGGTTAGGGAGGAGGGAATGAGCTAGCTATTGGGTggagagagggcagagcctggggaTACATTTGGTAGTGTCACCCTACAGGGGGTGTGGGAGCTCCAGGACTAGGGGACACTGCTGAGGAGGAGATGTGAGAGAAgtatctcagggtggtgggagcCCTGGGGGCCCCCGAACTGGGGGTGCGGAGGGCTGCAGGCAATGCAGAAGCTGGCAAAATGTGTCAGGTAATCCTGACAGTGAGATAGAAGACTGAAGAGGGGTCAATGCCGCTGGGAAGCCCGAGGACAGTGGGTTCCAGGGAGTAGTCTGTGTTCCGGGCAGTGAGCAGGCCCACTGGGAACTCAGAACTGTGTCGGGTGGGTGGGGGCAAGAGCCGAACTACAACGCTGGATTAACGGAAAAGGCCTCTAAGCAGGCTGGGGGCTcacagccctcccccacctcccccccagaCGGAGTGCTTCAACCATGTGCGATTCCTTCAGCGACTCAATGCCACCCACTTCTATGCATGCGGGACTCACGCCTTCCAGCCTCTCTGTGCAGCCATTGTGAGTAggtctgccccagcccagcccttaTTGCTGCTCCCTGGCCCTGGACCAGTCTGAGCTTGGGCCATGACCCCTGCCTGTCCTCGAGACCACTGACTTCTGGCCTCGTAATCCTCCAGGATGCTGAGGCCTTCACCTTGCCAACAAGCtttgaggaggggaaggagaagtgtCCTTATGACCCAGCCCGTGGCTTCACAGGCCTCATCATCGGTGAGCATGcgctcctccccaccctggccccttATCCATCAGCGTGCTCTTTGGGGGACACGGACCTCGTTGCTAGGACTTGCCACTGATATGTGTTATGTGCCTTATTGTATGTGACGTGTCTGTCACGCGTGGCATGCCTGTGCTCCAGATGGAGGCCTCTACACAGCCACACGGTATGAATTCCGGAGCATCCCTGACATCCGCCGAAGCCGCCACCCGCACTCCTTGAGGACTGAGGAGGCTCCGATGCACTGGCTCAATGGTTAGGAGGATGAGGCACAGGatgttggggggcaggggactATTCATCTTTACTCCCTTGGGCAGTTGACATCCCATCCCCAAATTCCCAGGTGAGCCTGTCTATTCCTGAGTGTGGTTGAGTGAGGGGTAGTGGAGGGGATCCCCATCCTGTCTCAGGGGCCACTTGAACTGCCCAACCTGCAGATGCTGAGTTTGTGTTCTCCGTCCTGGTACGGGAGAGCGAGGCCAGTACAGTGGGCGATGACGACAAGGTTTACTACTTCTTCACGGAGCGGGCCACTGACGAGGGCCCCAGCAGCTTCACTCAGAGCCGCAACAGCCACCGTGTGGCCCGTGTGGCCCGTGTGTGCAAGGTGAGTGGCACCAAGTTTGGGCCAAGAGTGTACAAGCGGAACTTCTGACGCTGACCCTGTGCCCTACCTCCCCAGGGAGACCTAGGAGGAAAGAAGATCTTGCAGAAGAAGTGGACCTCCTTCTTAAAGGCGCGTCTAGTCTGCCACATTCCACAGTATGAGATGCTACGTGGTGTCTGCAGCCTGGACACGGACACCTCAGCACGCACACACTTCTATGCGGCCTTCACGCTGACCACACAGTGGTCAGTGCAGGGACAGTGGGGACACAAGGAAGTGGGGACAGCCTGAGGCCTGGAGCAGAGGTCAACGAGGAGAAATAGGATCCCTTGCGGGGAGGCTGgctgcagagagagaattccaggcacaTCCAGCTAGCCTGGAGCCAGAGGCCACAGTGGCCTCCTGACCCTTAGGAGAGGCCCTGAGGCTGAGAGCCGGGGTTGGCCAGGGTTAACAGTGAGCTCCAGGctggggcaggtggcagggggGCAGCCTCCACCCACTGTGGCTCAGGCCCCTCCCCTATGTCCCTTCCTAGGAAGACCCTAGAGGCCTCAGCCATCTGCCGCTACGACCTGGCCGAGGTGCAGGCTGTCTTCGCAGGTCCCTACATGGAATACCAGGACGGTGCCCGGCGCTGGGGCCGCTATGAGGGTGGGGTGCCGGAGCCCCGGCCCGGCTCAGTGAGTGCCCAGGCCTGGGGTCAGTGCTGAGTAGACAGAACCcccgggaggggcaggagggcctagccttgggggggggggggggggagggcacgcAAGCAGTAGATTCCTGAGGTTCActgcctctgtcccccaccccagtgcaTCACAGATTCATTGCGCACTCGCGGCTACAACTCCTCCCAGGATTTGCCATCCCTCGTCTTGGACTTCGTGAAGTTGCACCCACTAATGGCTCGGCCCGTGGTGCCCACACGAGGACGGCCCCTGCTGCTCAAGCGCAGTGTGCGCTATACACACCTCACAGGGACGCCTGTCACCACGCCTGCCGGACCCACCTATGACCTGCTCTTTCTGGGCACAGGTACTTTTGACCCCTGGCCTGGGCCCTTTGGTAACTGCTGACCTGGGTCCTTGATCCTCGTTGACCGCTCATCCCCTGAATGACTTTTGATCACAAAACCCTGGTGACCAATGATGTTGATTCTTCAATGAACACTCACTACTGACCCCCAGTGACCACTGGCTCTTGGTAACTGCGGATTCCTGTCACCAACCACAGTGATATTTGACCCTGATCACTGTTTTTAGACCCAACAATTCCTGCCATGACAAGCCCAGAGTTCCCAGCCAGGGAACTGTTCCCAGTCCTGAGTAACTGTTACCGGCTGAATCCTTGTCCCTGACGTCCTGGCTCCCAAGCTACTCCCATTGGGCTATTGCAGGGGGCTGAAaacagattccatttctgggttctgacCCTCTGCCCTTTCCATACCAGCTGATGGCTGGATCCACAAGGCCGTGGTGCTGGGTTCTGGGATGCACATTATCGAAGAGACACAAGTGTTCAAGGAGCCCCAGTCTGTGGAAAATCTGGTCATCTCTCCGATGCAGGTAGCCTCTGACCCACTACTTGCCAGAATagggggagggagtgggtggCTGGGCAGTGGCCGTGTGTGTCTGTAGCTGGGAGTTGGGGGTGTTGCCAACCAGCTTTCCTCTCTGGCTCCCAGCACAGCCTTTACGTGGGGGCCCCTAGTGGTGTCATCCAGCTACCACTGTCTAGCTGCTCCCGCTACCGCTCCTGCTATGACTGCATCCTGGCCCGGGACCCCTACTGTGGCTGGGACCCCAGCACCCATGCCTGCATCATAACCAACAGGTCCCAGGGTAGCAGGTAAGAGGTGGTAGGGGTGTGAGGGTCCCGTGTGAACAGGGGATCAGGGCCTGAGGGGAGGAGGCGGGCCTGCTAGCTGGAGGGGGAGCGGGGGGCGGTTGTTGGCAACAGCATCATTGACTTCCACTGGGGAAACTAAAGCTCAGTTCCCCTGTTCGTGAGTTTAGGACAGCACTGATACAGGACATAGAGAGAGGAAACCGAGGCTGTGAAGGCAACAAGGACACAGGTAAGTGACAGGCATGGACGTGTGTAGGCCTGGCTGCATAGCCTGTCCTCTACGTTTACTGTCATTTGCCTGTGCGTGTACGTATCTGAATGGTTGTGTCTGTGTGCTTTCAGCGAGGATGTTCCAGCACAGtgtggcacagagtaagtgctccaCAGACATCTGCTGCCCTAAAGGATTATAAATGAGGAGAAAGGCTCATGACATAAAAGTTCTTTTTGTCACACCTGAGCTTATAGCCAAGTGTGTgctggcgggggcgggaggggggggcaaTTCAATGATCACACAAGTAATTCTTTCCATTGGTTTTTGCTACAAAAGGAATACTTGCAACTATAACAAGGATTTGAAGGACAATGAATACTCCCCTGAGGAAGATCAGATGACTGAGCTGATACCTAAAGGAGGAGCGGAAGTTAATAGTCATACTAACATGTACTGagtacttactctgtgccaggcgctgACCGAACACGTACACACACGATCTCTCTTATGCTCACAGCATTGCTAGGAGAGAGGTGCCACAATCCCCATCCCTATGAGGGGCAATCTCTCTGAGGTACAGGGAGAGTAAGTACACTGCCCAAAGTTAATAAGCTATTAAGTAGTGGGGTCAGAATTCAAACCTGACCCCGAACAGTCTGACTGGAGTTTGTGCTTTTCATTACTTCTGTGCTCTTTCCCCCTGGCCAACCAgcagagggcacagagaggggggtGACATCCAAGCAGAGGGGACAGCAGGCCGATGAGCTTGGGGTGTTTGCCAAGAGGCTGGAGAAGTGGGCAGGGACCATGTTGAGGCGGGGAAGTGGCACAATCAGTGTGGTGTTTTTAAAAGGTTACCCCACTCCTGCATGGAGAATAAATTACATGGGGGCCAGAGTGGGCCAGcagctggggaaggagagaagtgaACAGGGCTGAGATGGATTCTGGAAGCAGAATCCTGGTGAGAATTAGACACgaaggtgaaggagagagagaggcaaggggaCTCCCCAGTTTCTGACTTAAGCAGCTGAGTAGTTACTGGTGCCATTCACTGTGACAATTCAAGGAAAAGACCTGGTGTAGTTTGGGACAGAGACTTTGGTCTTAGTTCCTGTGCCATGTTCAAGAGACCTCCCGTGGAGATGCCCTGTGTGTGGAAGATGTTCAGGTCTGTCGATCAGGGGAGAACTCTGTGCTAGAGACTGAGCTTACAAATCATTGGCAGATCGCAGGCACGGAAACCACTGAGACGGGCCAATGCAAACCTTAAATGGGAACACAAACGCAGGAGACCTCATTCAGTTGTCACCATGATTCCAGATTTGCGCTTGGTGCTAGGGACATAATAGTGAACCACCTGACCTGCCATCTCCAACGCCCTCCCTCAGATAGACAACACTGACCACTCCtctcaccgccccccctccccacctccagggcCACCACCACCACTGAGAACCCGCTCTGTCCTCCGAGGTGATGATGTTCTCCTGCCCTGTGACCAGCCATCCAACCTGGCCCGGGCCTTGTGGCTGCTCAATGGGAGCATGGGCCTGAATGACGGACAGCATGGCTACCGCGTGGGCGTGGATGGGCTGCTGGTGACAAACATACAGCCTGAGCACAGTGGCAACTATGGCTGCTATGCTGAGGAGAATGGCCTCCGCACCCTGCTGGCCTCCTACAGCCTCACAGTCCGGCCGGCCACTCCTGCCCCAGCTCCACAAGCCCCTGCCATGCCCGGGGCACAGCTGGCACCTGACGTGAGGCTACTGTATGTGCTAGCCATCGCTGCACTTGGCGGCCTCTGCCTCATCctggcttcctccctcctctaTGTGGCCTGTCTTCAGGGAGGCAGACGAGGGCGTCGAAGGAAATACTCTCTGGGTCGGGCTGGCCGGGCAGGGGGCTCTGCTGTGCAGCTGCAGACAGTTTCAGGCCAATGTCCTGGAGAGGAAGACGAGGGTGatgatggggagggggctgggggcctggaagGTGGCTGCCTCCAGATCATCCCTGGGGagggagccccagccccaccGCCTCCGCCGCCCCCACCGCCACCGGCCGAGCTGACCAACGGGCTGGTGGCACTACCCAGCCGGCTGCGCAGGATGAACGGCAACAGCTACGTGCTCCTGAGGCAGAGCAACAACGGAGTGCCAGCAGGGCCCTGCTCGTTTGCTGAGGAGCTCAGCCGCATCctggagaagaggaaacacacacaGCTTGTAGAGCACCTGGACGAGAGCTCTGTCTGAGCCCAGCCTCCTAGGACAAATGCTCTTCCAAGCCAGCCTGTCTGCCCCAGGCTGGGCTGCTGCTTCCCCAACACAGCCACTCTaccttcacctccctccctccaactcCAGGCCCTTCTCCCAACTTTGTGATGTCCCTGTAGGGCTGGCAGAGTCAGGCCCAGCCAAAGTCCCCTCCTCAGTCTCCACAGACCCATCTGTGAGCAGCCCAGGCCCACCGGTGCTCCTCAGAGGTGGGTACTCCCCCAGGACGTGGAATTCTGTAGACCCAGCCCCAGTTCCTATTCCCTTACCCCAAGCACTTGGGAGGAGAGGATGCCATCTTCCTGCCCCATTTGTCCGTTCaaatccttcctctttctcccaggCAGGGCTCTGCAGGTCCAGATGACCTCCAGGTCACCACCCTCTGCGTGGCCCTATGTGCTGGATGGTCCCGAAACCAGACAAGACCTCTGCCAGCCACCAGAGCCACCTGAGCCCTGCATGCATTCACGTGTGCACACGGATGAATGTCTATCAGCTGGGCTGcagggcccccacccccatctcctggAACATTGTGTTTCATCTCTCCTGGACTTTGGGTACCCTTCCAACGGCCATATCCCATCCTATCTAGGTTTCTCTCCTAGTCCCAGCCCCATGTGGTGACCTCTTTGGCAAAAGCTTGGGAACAGGCCAGTCTGGGGAGGTAAGACTGTGTCATTCCCCTCTTCTTCCTTAACGTGCAGCCCTCTTTGGTCAACCTCCTCACCCCCTTGGTCACTCTCAAGAGTGACAGACAGAGCCCCAGGCATGTCCCTTCACACACACGTGCTTACATTTCCACTTGCATTTCTGAGCCTCCCTTTGCTGCCTCGGACCTGTATCTGTTGGGTTTGGTCCATGGACATTTCAGAGGGAGAGCCCTCTCCCATTCAGCTGTCCTCTCAGACATTTCCCTAGGATGGGTGACCAACACTGCAATGAGCCAGCCTCCCTTTTGGGGACCAAGCATTTGCTACCCCCAGAccagagcagggggaggagatCTGATGTCTCACCTGGCACATGAAGCCCGTTCTTGGAACTATGCaaagggcagaggctgggagtTTGGATGCTTGGCTCCCATCCCTGTCCTACCTCACCGGGGCACTTTCAGGGTCCAGGGGCCTCTGAAGTCTCCAGGCCCATATGGGACAATCAAATCCTGACTGAGCTCCCCCATTCCCCTTGGGTGAGGATGACTGTTATTTTTGTAGCTGAGAACGTGGAATCCCACGGGTTTTTACTGCCCTTCACCCAActtctcccacctccaccccacaaTGAATGTATTTATTGTGAGAACGGCTACACTTCTTTAGGAATGCCCCCACTCACCACCAAGGTGGGCAGAACAGGCATGTGACAGAGTGGGGAGCCTGGGctcagctcctccccctcctgtTGGTTAATAAATACCCTCTTTCCCCACAGCCATGTGTGGTCCGCTTGGTCTAGACTGGCCTTCCCCTGGTCACCAGGGGGCAGGCTTCTGATTCTATGGAAATGGTGCTGCAGGGTTGGCTCTGCTCCCCATAAAACCATTTGCAGAGGAAACTGGGATCCTCAGGTTCCATCTGACTGCCCTGAGTGGATACACAGGCCTTTATAACGTTCTCACTACTCACTGATCATGGTGGTATGGGCATGACAAACAAAATTACAACACTTCAAGAATTCATACAAAGGTTTCTAGGTTTTTACCTCCTAGCTCTTTTCCTCACTATTCCTCCCCCTTGTTTTGGCTAAGCCTAGAAGATGCTCTCTGTTTATCAGCTCTCTTGCTCATCCCCAAAAGCTTTTCAGTCCCGTCCCTCCCCCCAACAAAGGGACAACATGAATTCATTTCTGCAGAGGGGCCTGTCTTGGGGAGTAGTTAGTAGTTAGGACCAGGGCAAGCTTGTTACCAGGGACCTGGCCTAAGAATCAGTCTCCAAGGGTTAGGACTGGATAATCACATGGCCTCTAACACTAACCATCCTGAAGGGTTGTATGTTCCCCTTCTGGTTTTAGGATAATGAAAAATGGGGCTAgacttaaaatatacacatattttg
The genomic region above belongs to Felis catus isolate Fca126 chromosome D2, F.catus_Fca126_mat1.0, whole genome shotgun sequence and contains:
- the SEMA4G gene encoding semaphorin-4G → MWGRLWPLFLSFLTASAVPGPSLRRPSRELDAIPRMTIPYEELSRTRHFKGQAQNYSTLLLEESSARLLVGARGALFSLNARDIGDGAHKEIHWEASPEMQSKCHQKGKNNQTECFNHVRFLQRLNATHFYACGTHAFQPLCAAIDAEAFTLPTSFEEGKEKCPYDPARGFTGLIIDGGLYTATRYEFRSIPDIRRSRHPHSLRTEEAPMHWLNDAEFVFSVLVRESEASTVGDDDKVYYFFTERATDEGPSSFTQSRNSHRVARVARVCKGDLGGKKILQKKWTSFLKARLVCHIPQYEMLRGVCSLDTDTSARTHFYAAFTLTTQWKTLEASAICRYDLAEVQAVFAGPYMEYQDGARRWGRYEGGVPEPRPGSCITDSLRTRGYNSSQDLPSLVLDFVKLHPLMARPVVPTRGRPLLLKRSVRYTHLTGTPVTTPAGPTYDLLFLGTADGWIHKAVVLGSGMHIIEETQVFKEPQSVENLVISPMQHSLYVGAPSGVIQLPLSSCSRYRSCYDCILARDPYCGWDPSTHACIITNRSQGSRTALIQDIERGNRGCEGNKDTGPPPPLRTRSVLRGDDVLLPCDQPSNLARALWLLNGSMGLNDGQHGYRVGVDGLLVTNIQPEHSGNYGCYAEENGLRTLLASYSLTVRPATPAPAPQAPAMPGAQLAPDVRLLYVLAIAALGGLCLILASSLLYVACLQGGRRGRRRKYSLGRAGRAGGSAVQLQTVSGQCPGEEDEGDDGEGAGGLEGGCLQIIPGEGAPAPPPPPPPPPPAELTNGLVALPSRLRRMNGNSYVLLRQSNNGVPAGPCSFAEELSRILEKRKHTQLVEHLDESSV